The window AGGGGGGAACAGCGCGGTGGACTGGGCCCTCTCCCTCGACGGGATCGCGGCCGAGGTCGCCCTGTGCCACCGGCTGTACAAGTGGGAGGCCCACGAGGCGATGGTCCACCGGCTCCTCTCCTCGAGGGTCCGGGTGAAATACCCGTACTACACGCTGAAGCAGGTCCTCGGCGAGGACCGGGTGACCGGGGCGGTCATCTGGAACGAGCGAAGCGGGCTGGAGGAGACGATCGAGGTGGACGACATCGTTCTCTCGATCGGCATGCTGACCAACATGGAGCCGTTCCGGCAGTGGGGGCTGAACATCGTCGGCAGCGGGATCGGGGTGGCGCCCGACATGTCCACCAACCTGCCCGGCGTCTACGCCGCGGGGGACATCGTGACCTACCCCGGCAAGGTGCTGCTCATCACCGCGGGAGCGGGGGAGGCCGCCACCGCCGTCAACAGCGCGAAGGAGTACATCCTCTCGGGCGAAATGGGGCGGTAAGCTACTTCGCCCGGTTCACGTCCTCCGCCTTGACCGGGGCGTCGGAGCGGATCGCCCCCTGCGCCTTCTTCTCGATCTCCAGCAGCCGGTCGAGCGTGTCCCGGACCGCCCGCGCCGAACCGGTCTTCACCGCTCCTTCGGGCGTGAACAGCGCGGAGACCTCCTCCCCCAGGACCTCCTTCGCGGCCGGGTTCGCGGAAAGGGCCGCCACCGCCTTCTTCGCCCCGGCGGCGTCGTTGCGACGCTGCGAGAGCAGCGCCTGCCCGAAGAGCCCCGCGGGGTCGTCCGGCGACAACGAGAAGAGCGCCTTCAGGTGGTCGGAGGCGCTGTTGTCCATCCCCATCTCCAGGTAGCCGAGCGCGAGGACACGGTGCTCGTACGGCTCCTGGAACTCCCGCTTCCGGATGTTGTCCAGCGCGGAGTCCCGGAGCGCCGGCTCCTTCGCCGCGTGGTAGATGATCGCCTTCAGCAGGTACGGGCGGAAGAAGTCCGGGTCGCGGCGGATCGCCTCGTTCAGCCGGTCGATCGCCGATTCGGGGACTCCGCCCCGCAGCTCGCCCGAGGGGGACCGCGCCACGAGAAACATCCGCTTCCCGAGGTTGTAGTACTGGAGCGCGTGGTTCTTCGGCTTGTGATCGAGCAGGTACTGGGCCTTTTCCGGCCGCTTTTCGCGGACGATGCCCAGCACGGCGTCGATCTTCTCCGGGATATCGGTCTTCGCGACCGACGGGAACCCAGGGTACGCCTCGCGCAGGGACAGCGCGTTGTCCATGATCAGGGTCGTCGGGACGCTGATGATCCCGAGGGCGTTGTACCCCACCAGCCCCCGGTCGTGGAACACGGGCAACGTGAGGCCGAGCTCCCTCACCTTGTCGCGCACCGCCTGGTGATCCTCGGTCTTCATCTCCTGGTGGTCCGCGTTGACGGCGACCACCTTCATCCCCTGCGCCTCGTATTTCCGAAGCTCCTTCTCGGCGAACAGGAGGATCCCGGGGGACCGGGAGCTCCACGTGGCCCAGTAGATGACCACGAGCCCCTTCGGCCCGACGAGGGACGAGAGCTTCGCGCCCTCCCCGTTCATGCCCATCAGCTCGATGTCCGGGGCCTTCGCTCCCTGCTCGAGCGTCCGCAGCGCGAACGCGGAGGCGTTCCACCACGGCGATGCGACCGCCGCCAGGCAGACCGCGGCCGCGAGGCACCATTTCAGGAATTTCATCGGCGAATCCCCTCCCGCGGACGGAAAACCGTGTTTTATTCTACACGGCTTCGCGGAAATAGTTACAGGGAAATCACGAGCTATCCGCGTCCGCACCACATCTCCCGCAGCGCCTGCGCGCGGTTGGAGAAGACGCCGGCGGCGCCGGCCTCGATGAGCCGGAACGCGGCGGACGGATCGTCGACCGTGTAGGGGAAAAGCGCGATGCCGGCGGCCCGCACCTTCCGGATGCGGAGGACGGTCAGCAACCGGTGGCTCGGGTGGATCGAGGAGAGCCCGTGGCGCAGGCAGAAGGCGATGTCCGACGCGGAGGGGCGCCGCGTCACCAGCCCGCACGGGAGCCCCGGGAGGATCGACCGGGCGGCGAGGCACTCCGTCCTCAGGGCGGACGAGAAGAGGATCGCCCCGCGGTACCCCGAGGCGCGAATCGCGCCCGCGCACGCCTCCACGGCTCCCGCCACCTTCGACTCCACGTTCAGCGGGACCTTCCCGCCGATCCGTTCCAGCAGTTCGGCGAACGTCGGAATCGCCTCCCCGTTCTTCAGCCGGACCTTCGCAAGCCGGGCCGCCGGGGTGCGCGACACCCGCAGATTCCCCTTCGCCGTCCTGCCGGTGCGCCCGTCGTGGAACACCACCGGCACGCCGTCCGACGACAACCGCACGTCGAACTCGATCATGTCCGCCCCTTCGGCGAGCGCCAGCGCGAACGCCGACGGCGAGTTCTCCAACGCGCGATCCGACGCGCCGCGGTGGGCGATGAAGAGAGGTCTTTGCCGATCGGCGGCCGGGAGGAAGGGACGCATACCGTAAAGTATCCCATACCCTCGTTTTCCACAGGGTATAATCCCTCTCGATGATCGACGTGATCTGCAACCCCGTGGCGGGCCACAGACCGGCGGGAAGGATCGACCGGGTCCGCGCCTGCCTCTCCGCGATGGGATTCTCCTTCCGCATCCGCGAAACCGGGGGACCCGGCGACGCCGTCGTGATGGCGCGGGAGGCGGCCCACGAAGGGGCCGAAACGGTCGTCGCGGTCGGCGGCGACGGCACGGTCCACGAGGTCGCGAACGGCCTGGCGGGCAGCGGCACCCGTCTCGCGGTCGTCCCCCACGGGACCGGGAACGTCTTCGCGAAAGAGTTTTCCCTCCCCGCCTCCATCGAAGGGTGCCTCGCGCTCCTGCGGGACGGCAGGACGATCTCCGTCCCGCTGGGGAAGGCGAACGACCGGTACTTCGTCCTCCTCGCGTCCGCCGGCTTCGACGCCGAGGTGGTGGAACGGATGAACCACCGTCAGAAGAACGTCCTGGGGATCGCCGCCTACGTCCTGTGCGGCGCACGACACCTGCTCCGCGCCCAGCCGTCCCTGTGGATCGAGCTGCCGGGAAGGGAGCGGTTCGAGGTCCAGTCGGTGATCGTGTCCCGGGGAAGGAAGTACGGCGGGAACGTCACGATCGCGCCGGACGCGAACATCGAAGGGGACGCGTTCCACGTGGTCGCGCTGCTCCGCAAGGGCCGGTGGGCGATCTCGATGTTCGCCCTCGACATTCTCCGGGGAAGGCACGCCGGCTCCCGCCACGTCCTGATCCGCGAGACCACGTCCGTCGTGGCACGATCCACGATCCCCTCCGCGGTGCAGGTCGACGGCGAGTACCTCGGTCCCCTTCCCGTCCGGATCGCGATGACCGACGTCCGCCTGCGGATCGTCGTCCCGACGGATTTCCCCTCCCGCTGACCCTTCCCGTTCGTACGGAGTGTGTACCATTCCCCTCCCGGATCCTATAATGGGGCTCCAGACGAAGGATCCGGAGACCGCCTTGCCGCGCACCATCCTGGTCGTCGAAGACGAAAAAGAGATCCGGGAGCTGCTGGAGCACTACCTGCGCAAGGAGGGGTTTTCCCCCATCGTCGCGGCGGACGGGGAGGCCGCGATCAGCAAGGCAAGACAGCGGAAGCCGGACCTGGTCCTCCTCGACATCCTCCTACCCAACGCCGACGGCCTGGAAGTTCTGCGGGCCATCCGCGGGAGCCCCGGCATCGCGAACACGCCGGTCGTAATGCTCACCGCGAAGGGGGACGAGACGGACCGGATCGTCGGCCTCGAGCTGGGCGCGGACGACTACATCCCCAAGCCGTTCAGCCCGAGGGAGGTCGTCGCGCGGATCAAGGCGATCCTCCGCCGCAGCCGCCCGGCTTCGGCGGAATCCGAACCGCCGACACTGGCCTGGCGCGATCTCCGGATGGACGTCACGCGCCACGAGGTCCGCTGCCAGGGGAAGCCGGTCTCCCTCACCTCCAAGGAGTTCCGCATCCTGCACGCGCTGCTCTCCTCCTCCGGCAGGGTGCTCTCCCGCGAGGCGATCCTGTCGAAGGCGTGGGGCGACGACACCCACGTGATCGACCGGACCGTGGATGTCCACATCGCCAAGCTTCGGCAGAAGATCCCGCTCCTCGTCCAGGCGATCGAGACGGTCAAGGACGTCGGCTACAAGCTGCGGGAGGAGTCCCTCGCGAAAAAGTTCTTCGTCGCCCACCTGGCGATCGCGGGGGTCGCCCTGTCCATCGCCGGCGGCGCGGGGTACTTCCTGGTCCGGAATCTCGTGATGTCGGACGCCGACGAGCTGCTCGTCTCGAAGGCGCGCCAGGCGGCGGAGGCGTTCCGCCCCCTCCTTGCGGCGTCGAAACCGGACCGCGAACGGATCGCCCGGGAGGGGGACCGGCTGGGAAGGGAGCTCGCCGCCCGGCTGACCGTCGTCCTCCCCGACGGCACGGTCGTCGCCGACTCCTCCGTGGGCGCGGGGGGGATCGCCGCGATGGAGAACCACTCCCAGCACCCGGAGATCCGCGACGCCCTCTCCGGAGCGCCGGCCTTCTCGCACCGGAGGAGCATCACGATCCGCGAGGAGCAGCGGTACGCCGCGCTTCCCATCGCGGTCGACGGGCGGATCGTCGGCGTCGCCCGCACCTCGGTCCCCGCCGAAACGCTGTACCGCCGCCTCCGGCAGATCCTCGCGATCCTCTGGGGCACGGGGATCGCGGCGCTCCTGCTGATCCTCGGGGGCGCCGCCTTCATGGCGGGGAGGGTCACCGGCCCCCTCGCGGAGATGCAGTCCGCCGCCCGGGAGATGGGGGCGGGAAACCTGTCCCGCCGGGTCCAGCTCCGGACCGGCGACGAGCTCGAGGACATGGCGGGAGCGATGAACCGGATGGCGTCCCAGCTCTCGGAGACGATCGCGCAGCTCGACGAGGGGAAGGCGCGGCTCGAAACGCTCCTGGCGAACCTCTCCGACGGCGTGATCGTCGTCACCCCCGCCCGCACCGTGCGGATGATGAACCGGGAAGCCGGAGAGATCCTGAACGCGTCGGAGACGATGGGCGAGGGACGCCCGTACACCGCGGTGATCCGCCATCCGCTGGTCCTCGCGTTCATCGACGCCTGGTCCAGGGGGAACGGGTCCGCGCCCGTGGAACTCGCCGTATCGACGCGCCGGGGAGCGCGGGTCGTCCGGATGTCCGGAACGACGGTCCGCTACCGGGGCGAATCGGAGCCGGATATCCTGATCACGCTGCTGGACACCACGGAGGAGAAGCGGCTGGCGCGGGTGAAAAGCGAATTCGTCTCCAACGCCTCCCACGAGCTGCGCACTCCCCTCACGAACATCCGCGGGTACCTGGAGGCGATCCAGGATGCGGTCCGGGAAGGGGCGTCGCCGGACCCGGCGTTCCTCGCGACCGCCCACGCCAACGCGCTCCGGATGGAGCGCCTGATCGACGACCTGTTGGAGCTGTCCCGGGCGGAGTCCGGAGCCGCGCCCATGGCGACCGAGGAATCCTCCATCGCCGCCTTCCTGTCGCGCGTCGCGGAGATCCATCGCCTCCCGGCGGAACAGGCCGGCAAGATCCTCTCCGTGGAGGCGGGCGACGGGACGTTCCGGGCAGACCTCCGGAAACTCACG of the Deltaproteobacteria bacterium genome contains:
- a CDS encoding diacylglycerol kinase family lipid kinase; translation: MIDVICNPVAGHRPAGRIDRVRACLSAMGFSFRIRETGGPGDAVVMAREAAHEGAETVVAVGGDGTVHEVANGLAGSGTRLAVVPHGTGNVFAKEFSLPASIEGCLALLRDGRTISVPLGKANDRYFVLLASAGFDAEVVERMNHRQKNVLGIAAYVLCGARHLLRAQPSLWIELPGRERFEVQSVIVSRGRKYGGNVTIAPDANIEGDAFHVVALLRKGRWAISMFALDILRGRHAGSRHVLIRETTSVVARSTIPSAVQVDGEYLGPLPVRIAMTDVRLRIVVPTDFPSR
- a CDS encoding response regulator, translating into MPRTILVVEDEKEIRELLEHYLRKEGFSPIVAADGEAAISKARQRKPDLVLLDILLPNADGLEVLRAIRGSPGIANTPVVMLTAKGDETDRIVGLELGADDYIPKPFSPREVVARIKAILRRSRPASAESEPPTLAWRDLRMDVTRHEVRCQGKPVSLTSKEFRILHALLSSSGRVLSREAILSKAWGDDTHVIDRTVDVHIAKLRQKIPLLVQAIETVKDVGYKLREESLAKKFFVAHLAIAGVALSIAGGAGYFLVRNLVMSDADELLVSKARQAAEAFRPLLAASKPDRERIAREGDRLGRELAARLTVVLPDGTVVADSSVGAGGIAAMENHSQHPEIRDALSGAPAFSHRRSITIREEQRYAALPIAVDGRIVGVARTSVPAETLYRRLRQILAILWGTGIAALLLILGGAAFMAGRVTGPLAEMQSAAREMGAGNLSRRVQLRTGDELEDMAGAMNRMASQLSETIAQLDEGKARLETLLANLSDGVIVVTPARTVRMMNREAGEILNASETMGEGRPYTAVIRHPLVLAFIDAWSRGNGSAPVELAVSTRRGARVVRMSGTTVRYRGESEPDILITLLDTTEEKRLARVKSEFVSNASHELRTPLTNIRGYLEAIQDAVREGASPDPAFLATAHANALRMERLIDDLLELSRAESGAAPMATEESSIAAFLSRVAEIHRLPAEQAGKILSVEAGDGTFRADLRKLTLAVSNLVDNAIKYGKDGGRVSLSGRVEGNDCLLEVADDGPGIEADHLPRIFERFYRIDKGRSRELGGTGLGLSIARHVVESHGG
- a CDS encoding NAD(P)/FAD-dependent oxidoreductase, with amino-acid sequence GGNSAVDWALSLDGIAAEVALCHRLYKWEAHEAMVHRLLSSRVRVKYPYYTLKQVLGEDRVTGAVIWNERSGLEETIEVDDIVLSIGMLTNMEPFRQWGLNIVGSGIGVAPDMSTNLPGVYAAGDIVTYPGKVLLITAGAGEAATAVNSAKEYILSGEMGR
- a CDS encoding glycerophosphodiester phosphodiesterase; this encodes MENSPSAFALALAEGADMIEFDVRLSSDGVPVVFHDGRTGRTAKGNLRVSRTPAARLAKVRLKNGEAIPTFAELLERIGGKVPLNVESKVAGAVEACAGAIRASGYRGAILFSSALRTECLAARSILPGLPCGLVTRRPSASDIAFCLRHGLSSIHPSHRLLTVLRIRKVRAAGIALFPYTVDDPSAAFRLIEAGAAGVFSNRAQALREMWCGRG
- a CDS encoding redoxin domain-containing protein, with product MKFLKWCLAAAVCLAAVASPWWNASAFALRTLEQGAKAPDIELMGMNGEGAKLSSLVGPKGLVVIYWATWSSRSPGILLFAEKELRKYEAQGMKVVAVNADHQEMKTEDHQAVRDKVRELGLTLPVFHDRGLVGYNALGIISVPTTLIMDNALSLREAYPGFPSVAKTDIPEKIDAVLGIVREKRPEKAQYLLDHKPKNHALQYYNLGKRMFLVARSPSGELRGGVPESAIDRLNEAIRRDPDFFRPYLLKAIIYHAAKEPALRDSALDNIRKREFQEPYEHRVLALGYLEMGMDNSASDHLKALFSLSPDDPAGLFGQALLSQRRNDAAGAKKAVAALSANPAAKEVLGEEVSALFTPEGAVKTGSARAVRDTLDRLLEIEKKAQGAIRSDAPVKAEDVNRAK